The following are encoded in a window of Oncorhynchus mykiss isolate Arlee chromosome 31, USDA_OmykA_1.1, whole genome shotgun sequence genomic DNA:
- the cnot7 gene encoding CCR4-NOT transcription complex subunit 7 isoform X3 translates to MKNSKGSARSFENTTTLPWEDMYAQDSIELLTTSGIQFKKHEEEGIETLYLAELLMTSGVVLCEGVKWLSFHSGYDFGYLIKILSNSNLPEEEVDFFEILRLFFPIIYDVKYLMKSCKNLKGGLQEVAEQLELERIGPQHQAGSDSLLTGMAFFKMREMFFEDHIDDAKYCGHLYGLGSGSAYVQNGTGNAYEEEANKQLS, encoded by the exons GGAGGACATGTATGCACAGGACTCCATCGAGCTCTTGACAACATCAGGCATCCAGTTCAAGAAGCATGAGGAGGAGGGGATCGAGACATTGTACTTGGCTGAACTGCTCATGACCTCAGGGGTGGTGCTCTGTGAGGGCGTCAAGTGGCTTTCTTTCCACAG TGGCTATGACTTTGGCTATCTGATCAAGATTCTGTCCAACTCTAACCTGCCCGAAGAGGAAGTGGACTTCTTTGAGATCCTTCGCCTGTTCTTCCCCATCATATATGATGTCAAGTACCTCATGAAGAGCTGCAAAAACCTCAAG GGTGGGCTACAGGAAGTGGCAGAACAGCTGGAGCTGGAGAGGATTGGCCCCCAGCACCAAGCTGGCTCAGACTCACTACTGACAGGCATGGCATTCTTCAAGATGAGAGAG ATGTTCTTTGAGGATCATATCGACGATGCGAAGTACTGTGGTCACTTGTACGGGCTGGGTTCAGGCTCTGCATACGTCCAGAACGGCACAGGGAACGCCTACGAGGAGGAAGCCAATAAACAGCTGTCATGA